The window AGGGTGTACCCCAGCGCCTGGACGAGAGCCGGCGCGTTGTCCTGTCCGCGCAGTGTTAACCCGTGACACTCGGTGCACACCGTGGTCGCGCGGTAGCGACCCAGCGCGACCAGCGAGGTGTCGACGCTGCCGTTGAGGCGTGGGGCCGCATGGTCCATTGTGCCGGCGTCGGTGGGCACCTCACCGCGGAGCAACGCGACCTTCGTGAGGACGCGCAGTTCGGTCGGTGGCCAGGTGTCACCGCGAACGGGGGCGGCGCGAAGGTGGGCGATGAGCCGGCCGAGATCGACGTCGGACAGGTGAAAAAAGCCACCGGATGGCATGGCGAAGGCTGCAGTGCCGTTGCGCTTGACGCCGTGTCGGATCAGCCGCGCCAACTCCGGGTTGCTGTAGCCGCGGATCGCCTGGGTGATATTTGGGGCCACGAGCCGAATGACCCGAGGCTCCTCAACGAAGACCTTCCCCTGCAGGGAGTCGGCGTGACACCCGTGACATCCGTGCAGCCAGGCGAGCCGTTCGCCTTCCATGCGGGACGCGTCGTCCGTGGGAATGGTGACCGATTCCAGAGGGACGTCGTATGGTGTTGCCGCAAGCGTGAGGGCGCGACGATCCAGTAGCCACCAGGCCGTGGCTCCGACGCCGGCGAGCAGCGCGATGCCGAGGGCGAGGCCCAGGAAATACGGTCGCATGCGCGAAGGCGGGGCCTGAGGCCTACCGTGCGAGCCGGCGCTTCACGCGCGAACGATGGGGCGCCACCTGGCGTCACGCGCCGTGGCGCCAGTATGTCCGCGGCGCCGCATCAGGACGCGTCCCCGCTTCGCCAGATGCGCGGCAGGATCTGCATGAGGCCGATGGTGCTCACCGCAAAGACGCCCGCCCACATCAGTGCCTGCGAGGTGCGGCCGTAGAGGAAGGAGCCGGTGCCAAAGAGCGCCGCGTACACAAAGAGGCAGCCGAGAATCCAGGCCGCAAACGACATTGGCAGCGAATCGGTGGAGGCGGGAAGTCCCGTCGCCTGGCGCACGCCGGCCCATCCCGGTCCGGCCGGGCGGACGAGTCGGTAAAACGATTCGAGGGTGGCGCGGTCGTTCTGCGGCCCCAGGAATGAGACCGCGATCCAGACCACGCTCGTGATCGCGACCCCGATGATCAACGACACGTGGGAGGGGACGGTCAGGCCCATCTTGCCGGCGACAAAGAAGCCGACCGCGACCGCGAAGCTCGTGGCCATGGCGGCGACTTCGCTCCACGCAGTCACGCGCCACCAGAACCAGCGGAGCAGGTAGAGAAGGCCCGTGCCCGCGCCGACGGACATCAGGAGGTTGAAGCTGTCCTGGGCGGTGTCGAGGACAAACGTGATCCCCGACGCCGCGAGCATGAGCACTGCCGCCGTGAGTCGTCCCACCATCACATAGTGCTTTTCGTCGGCATCGGGACGGACAAACCGCCGATAGAAGTCGTGCACCAGGTACGATCCACCCCAGTTGAGGTGCGTGACGATGGTGGAGACGTAGGCCGCCAGCAGCCCGGCCACCATCAGCCCCAGCAGGCCGGCTGGCAGGAACCGCAGCATGGCAGGATAGGCCATGTCGTTGCCGAGCAGCGCGGGGTCCACGTGGGGGAAGGTTGTCGCGATGTCGCTCACCTGGGGATAGACCAGGATCGAACAGAGCGCCACGATGATCCAGGGCCACGGGCGCAGTGCGTAGTGCGCGAAATTGAACAGCATCGTGCCGGCGAGCGCGTCATTCTCGCTCTTGGAGGCGAGCATGCGTTGCGCGATGTAGCTCCCGCCCCCCGGCTCGGCGCCAGGATACCAGACCGACCACCACTGCACGGTCAGCGGGATGATCAGCACCGAGAGGGTCATCCCCCAGTCGCCAAAGTCGGGCACGAGGGCCAGCGTCGCGGGATCCACCTTGCTGATCAAGCCGGCCAGTCCCCCAACCTGCGGCTGCTGCAGGGCGTAGTACGCCGCCGCAAACGACCCCGTCAGCGCGATGCCGAACTGGATGAAGTCGACGACGAGCACCCCCCACAGGCCCGACGTTGCGGCGAAGAGCACGTTGATCACGGCGCAGGCGAGCAGCGTCTCCCACATCGGCCAGCCGAACAGCACGTTGGCGATCTTGGCCGCGGCGAGGTTTACGCTCGCCATGATCATGCAGTTGAAGAACAGGCCGAGGTAGATCGCGCGGAAGCCACGGACGAAGCTCGCGGCTTTGCCCGAGTACCGGATCTCATAAAACTCAAGGTCGGTGAGGACCTTCGACCGCCGCCAAAGCCGCGCGTAGAAGAAGACCGTCATCATCCCGGTGAGCAGGAAGGACCACCAGGCCCAGTTGTTCGCCACGCCCTTCGTGCGGACGAGGTCGGTGACGAGGTTGGGGGTGTCGGTCGAGAAGGTCGTCGCGACCATCGAGACCCCGACCAGCCACCAGGGGGCGGCTTGTCCCGAGGTGAAGAACTCCTTCGTGCTTGACCCTCCACGCCTCGTGAAGAGGAGCGCCGGGAGGAACGCCACCAGGATCGAGACGACGATGACGGTCCAGTCGAGGGGAGTGAGGGTCATTGCGGGGACGGCGGGAGGCGAAGGGCAGACGGCAGACGGCAGACGGCAGACGGCAGACGGCAGACGGCAGACAATCCTGCGCGCCCGCGCGCGGGCGGGACGTTAACCCTCGCCGGTGCATCGCGCACGAGGGCATGTGAGACTGGCCCGGGACGCTGCACCCCTGCCAACTTCTGTGCATGCGCCGACTTGCCCTGCTCCTTGCCCTCGCCGCCCCGTCCGCCGGGGCCCAGGTGGGCTCACTTCTCCCGGTTCCGTCCAGCGTGACGTCAGGGAGTGGCCGCCTGGTCCTCGACACGACCTTCCGCGTGGCGATCACGCGGTTCAGCGATGACCGGCTGCGTCGCGGGGTCGAACGGGCCATCCTCCGGCTCGAGGAACGCACGGCCGTCGAGGTCGCGCGGACCGTTGCGGCGCCCACGGCAACGGTGCAGCTACGCGTCGTGGTGGACGGGGCGGGCGACCGCATCCAGTCGATCGACGAGAACGAGAGCTATGCCCTCGACGTCTCGGCCGACGGTGCCACGCTCGCGGCCCCGACGGTCGTGGGCGCGCTCCGCGGCCTGGAAACGCTGCTCCAGCTTATCACCAGCGATGCGTCGTCCCACTACCTGCCCGCGGTGACGATTCGCGACACGCCACGCTTTCGCTGGCGCGGCCTGCTCGTGGACGTCGGGCGTCACTTCATGCCGGTCGAGCAAATCAAGAAGACGCTCGATGGCATGGCCATGGTCAAGCTCAACGTCCTCCACTGGCACCTGAGCGAGGACCAGGGTTTCCGCGTCGAGAGCAAGCGCTTCCCGAAATTGCACCAACTCGGGAGTGACGGCGAGTACTACACGCAGGACCAGCTCCGCGACGTGGTGGCCTATGCCCGCGATCGGGGCATCCGGGTGGTGCCGGAGTTTGACATGCCCGGCCACTCGACCGCCTGGTTGGTCGGGTATCCGCAATACGCCTCGCGCGCGGCACCCATCAGCATCCGCCG is drawn from Gemmatimonadota bacterium and contains these coding sequences:
- a CDS encoding Na+:solute symporter; translated protein: MTLTPLDWTVIVVSILVAFLPALLFTRRGGSSTKEFFTSGQAAPWWLVGVSMVATTFSTDTPNLVTDLVRTKGVANNWAWWSFLLTGMMTVFFYARLWRRSKVLTDLEFYEIRYSGKAASFVRGFRAIYLGLFFNCMIMASVNLAAAKIANVLFGWPMWETLLACAVINVLFAATSGLWGVLVVDFIQFGIALTGSFAAAYYALQQPQVGGLAGLISKVDPATLALVPDFGDWGMTLSVLIIPLTVQWWSVWYPGAEPGGGSYIAQRMLASKSENDALAGTMLFNFAHYALRPWPWIIVALCSILVYPQVSDIATTFPHVDPALLGNDMAYPAMLRFLPAGLLGLMVAGLLAAYVSTIVTHLNWGGSYLVHDFYRRFVRPDADEKHYVMVGRLTAAVLMLAASGITFVLDTAQDSFNLLMSVGAGTGLLYLLRWFWWRVTAWSEVAAMATSFAVAVGFFVAGKMGLTVPSHVSLIIGVAITSVVWIAVSFLGPQNDRATLESFYRLVRPAGPGWAGVRQATGLPASTDSLPMSFAAWILGCLFVYAALFGTGSFLYGRTSQALMWAGVFAVSTIGLMQILPRIWRSGDAS